A DNA window from Halomicrobium mukohataei DSM 12286 contains the following coding sequences:
- a CDS encoding type I 3-dehydroquinate dehydratase: MDFDSFTLLAAGADLSDEPAAREDADGIELRMDFADDALSMLDDYEGDLPVLVTNRVEWEGGEAPDDAARLDALETAVEHDAVTAVDVELAALEGEGACDAARVVSHARDHGASVVVSTHDFEATPDEAALVDRLERACEYGDVGKIATTARDRGDVLALLEATHRLTETGETVATMAMGEAGRHSRPVAPLYGSRIGYAPVDPADATAPGQYDLATLRRLVDQLS, translated from the coding sequence ATGGACTTCGATTCGTTTACGCTGCTGGCAGCGGGCGCGGACCTCTCGGACGAGCCGGCCGCTCGCGAGGACGCCGACGGGATCGAGTTGCGGATGGACTTCGCGGACGACGCTCTGTCGATGCTCGACGACTACGAGGGTGACCTGCCCGTCCTGGTGACCAACCGCGTCGAGTGGGAGGGCGGCGAGGCCCCGGACGACGCCGCCCGACTCGATGCCCTCGAAACGGCCGTCGAGCACGACGCCGTCACGGCCGTCGACGTGGAGCTTGCTGCCCTCGAAGGCGAGGGAGCCTGCGACGCCGCTCGCGTCGTCTCGCACGCTCGCGACCACGGTGCAAGCGTCGTCGTCTCGACCCACGACTTCGAGGCGACGCCCGACGAAGCCGCCCTCGTCGACCGACTGGAGCGGGCCTGCGAGTACGGCGACGTGGGCAAGATCGCGACGACGGCACGGGACCGCGGTGACGTACTGGCGCTGCTCGAAGCGACCCACCGGCTGACCGAGACCGGTGAGACCGTTGCGACGATGGCGATGGGCGAGGCCGGCCGTCACTCGCGTCCCGTCGCGCCGCTGTACGGCTCTCGGATCGGCTACGCGCCCGTCGATCCCGCCGACGCCACGGCACCCGGACAGTACGATCTGGCGACGCTACGACGGCTGGTCGACCAGCTGTCCTGA
- a CDS encoding DUF6677 family protein — translation MVDADQKRPLLAAALAFLSPGLGHLYLREWIRALLWFTLAMLGVSILAPEATLPAATTPEAIWTASVEMTRALSWQARGALLAVSLLSVLDAYRIATEINAAAAIEEGQQCPYCGRERDEDLDFCHWCTAELE, via the coding sequence ATGGTCGATGCAGACCAGAAACGGCCCCTGCTCGCCGCCGCCCTGGCGTTTCTCTCGCCCGGTCTCGGTCACCTCTACCTCCGTGAGTGGATCCGTGCGCTGCTGTGGTTCACCCTCGCGATGCTCGGCGTCAGTATCCTCGCGCCGGAGGCCACGCTTCCGGCGGCGACGACGCCGGAGGCGATCTGGACGGCGTCGGTCGAGATGACCCGCGCCCTCTCCTGGCAGGCCCGCGGCGCGTTGCTGGCCGTCTCGCTGTTGAGCGTGCTCGACGCCTACCGGATCGCGACCGAGATCAACGCCGCGGCCGCCATCGAGGAGGGCCAACAGTGCCCCTACTGCGGGCGGGAACGCGACGAGGACCTCGACTTCTGTCACTGGTGTACGGCCGAACTGGAGTGA
- a CDS encoding 3-dehydroquinate synthase II — MTRSVWLKADSEVGDWETRKRRITAGLEAGVDWVLVDEHDVARVRDLGEVNVAAFAGGDVTVMDAEGEEAEPDAHVVGKDGEGDGTVDLPSDFSGSADLSALRQDGEAPQGGYVRIRSKEYEGFAEAVAEEAAFTIVIGDDWQIIPLENLIARVGDETELITGVQTAEDAKTAYETLELGADGVLLDTDDPDEIRRTVEVRDEAGREQLSLSWAEVTDIEQTGSADRVCIDTGSLMAEDEGMLIGSMARGLFFVHAETAESPYVASRPFRVNAGAVHAYVRTPDGGTKYLSELQSGDEVQVVDTDGNTREAIVGRAKIEKRPMFRVQAETEDGDRIETLIQNAETIKMHTAEGRTAITDIEPGDELLLYTDDKARHFGEAVEESIIEK, encoded by the coding sequence ATGACACGAAGCGTGTGGCTCAAGGCCGACAGCGAGGTCGGCGACTGGGAGACCCGAAAGCGCCGAATCACCGCCGGCCTCGAAGCCGGCGTCGACTGGGTGCTCGTCGACGAACACGACGTGGCCCGCGTCCGGGACCTCGGTGAAGTCAACGTCGCCGCCTTCGCCGGTGGCGACGTCACCGTCATGGACGCCGAGGGCGAGGAAGCCGAACCCGACGCCCACGTCGTGGGCAAGGACGGCGAGGGCGACGGCACCGTTGACCTGCCCTCTGACTTCTCTGGCTCTGCCGACCTCTCTGCGCTCCGCCAGGACGGCGAGGCCCCACAGGGTGGCTACGTCCGCATCCGGTCCAAGGAGTACGAGGGCTTCGCCGAGGCCGTCGCCGAGGAGGCGGCCTTCACCATCGTCATCGGCGACGACTGGCAGATCATTCCCCTGGAGAACCTCATCGCCCGCGTCGGCGACGAGACGGAGCTGATCACCGGCGTCCAGACTGCCGAGGACGCAAAGACCGCCTACGAGACGCTCGAACTGGGTGCCGACGGCGTCCTGCTCGACACGGACGATCCCGACGAGATCCGCCGCACCGTCGAAGTCCGCGACGAGGCCGGCCGCGAACAGCTCTCGCTGTCCTGGGCCGAGGTCACCGACATCGAACAGACCGGGTCGGCGGACCGCGTCTGCATCGATACGGGCTCGCTGATGGCCGAGGACGAGGGAATGCTGATCGGCTCGATGGCTCGCGGGCTCTTTTTCGTCCACGCCGAGACCGCCGAGTCGCCCTACGTGGCCTCGCGTCCCTTCCGGGTCAACGCCGGTGCGGTCCACGCCTACGTCCGCACGCCCGACGGCGGGACCAAGTACCTCTCGGAACTCCAGAGCGGCGACGAGGTCCAGGTCGTCGACACCGACGGCAACACCCGCGAGGCCATCGTCGGCCGCGCCAAGATCGAGAAGCGGCCGATGTTCCGCGTCCAGGCAGAGACTGAGGACGGCGACCGCATCGAGACGCTGATCCAGAACGCCGAGACGATCAAGATGCACACCGCCGAGGGCCGGACCGCGATCACCGACATCGAGCCCGGCGACGAACTCCTGTTGTACACCGACGACAAGGCCCGTCACTTCGGCGAGGCCGTCGAAGAGTCGATCATCGAGAAGTAG
- a CDS encoding 2-amino-3,7-dideoxy-D-threo-hept-6-ulosonate synthase, producing the protein MSAGKAARLARIGTGGRHVIVPMDHGITLGAVDGLVDIESTIDAVTTGGADAVLTQRGIADRVHENTNDAGYVVHLNGSTSIGPDESDKRPTGTVEDAIRAGADAVSFHINVGSEHEPEQISQLSEVTSAAREYGLPVLAMAYARGHDVRDEDPELFAEDLGHAVRLAEELDADLVKTAYSGTPETFERVVESTALPVLIAGGSKGTDEETLDIVRGAMDAGAAGVSMGRSIFQHEEPEKIARAVASVVHEDSEAADALRAAGLAVEA; encoded by the coding sequence ATGAGCGCAGGGAAAGCAGCACGACTGGCACGGATCGGGACAGGGGGGCGACATGTCATCGTCCCCATGGACCACGGTATCACACTCGGGGCCGTCGACGGCCTCGTCGACATCGAATCGACGATCGACGCGGTCACGACGGGCGGCGCGGACGCCGTCCTCACCCAGCGCGGGATCGCCGACCGCGTCCACGAGAACACGAACGACGCGGGCTACGTCGTCCACCTCAACGGCTCGACTTCGATCGGGCCAGACGAGAGCGACAAACGACCGACCGGCACCGTCGAGGACGCCATCCGGGCCGGGGCCGACGCCGTCTCCTTTCACATCAACGTCGGCAGCGAGCACGAACCGGAGCAGATCTCACAGCTCTCCGAGGTCACCAGCGCGGCCCGCGAGTACGGGCTGCCGGTGCTGGCGATGGCCTACGCTCGCGGCCACGACGTTCGCGACGAGGACCCCGAGCTGTTCGCCGAGGACCTCGGCCACGCGGTCCGGCTGGCCGAGGAACTCGACGCCGATCTCGTCAAGACCGCCTACAGCGGCACGCCAGAGACGTTCGAACGCGTCGTCGAGTCGACCGCACTGCCCGTCCTGATCGCGGGCGGCTCGAAGGGCACCGACGAGGAGACGCTCGACATCGTCCGCGGGGCGATGGACGCCGGGGCGGCCGGCGTCTCGATGGGGCGCTCGATCTTCCAGCACGAGGAACCCGAGAAGATCGCTCGCGCCGTCGCCAGCGTCGTCCACGAGGACAGCGAGGCGGCCGACGCGCTCCGTGCGGCCGGTCTCGCCGTCGAGGCGTAG
- the trpA gene encoding tryptophan synthase subunit alpha: MGLERAFADEPAFVPYLAAGDPDYDASIEYVEALARGGADVIELGLPFSEPIAEGSTIQEAVVRSLDAGMSPDRFFEFVEELDVDVPLVCMTYYNLIYQYGSGQGPEPFVEKAAEVGIEGFVVPDLPAEEAGPLRAACDEYGLDLIFIVAPTTKGDRLASMMDQTSGYVYVQARLGVTGAKDDVDDATEESLARIAEWDVPKAVGFGIKNGDHAERIVSAGADGIIVGSALVDIVAEGHENGDPADEVAARLEQKARELKEGALRGAQNRPQPEGT, translated from the coding sequence ATGGGACTGGAACGGGCCTTCGCCGACGAACCCGCCTTCGTCCCGTATCTCGCCGCGGGCGATCCGGACTACGACGCCTCGATCGAGTACGTCGAAGCGCTCGCTCGCGGGGGTGCGGACGTGATCGAACTCGGGCTTCCGTTCTCCGAACCCATCGCCGAGGGGTCGACGATCCAGGAGGCCGTCGTCCGCTCGCTGGACGCCGGAATGAGTCCGGATCGGTTCTTCGAGTTCGTCGAAGAGTTGGACGTGGACGTGCCGCTGGTCTGTATGACCTACTACAACCTCATCTACCAGTATGGCTCCGGACAAGGGCCAGAACCCTTCGTCGAGAAGGCCGCCGAGGTCGGTATCGAGGGGTTCGTCGTGCCGGACCTGCCCGCCGAAGAGGCCGGGCCGCTCCGGGCGGCCTGTGACGAGTACGGCCTCGATCTGATCTTCATCGTCGCGCCGACCACGAAGGGCGACCGGCTCGCGTCGATGATGGATCAGACCTCGGGCTACGTCTACGTGCAGGCGCGGCTGGGCGTCACCGGCGCGAAAGACGACGTGGACGACGCGACCGAGGAGAGCCTCGCCCGGATTGCGGAGTGGGACGTGCCAAAGGCCGTCGGCTTCGGCATCAAGAACGGCGACCACGCCGAGCGGATCGTCTCTGCCGGTGCCGACGGCATCATCGTCGGCTCCGCGCTCGTCGACATCGTCGCTGAGGGCCACGAGAATGGCGACCCCGCCGACGAGGTCGCGGCCCGCCTCGAACAGAAGGCCCGCGAACTGAAGGAGGGGGCGCTGCGGGGCGCACAGAATCGGCCGCAACCGGAAGGAACATAA
- the trpB gene encoding tryptophan synthase subunit beta codes for MSSESKFGDYGGQFVPEALMPAIEELTDAYERYVIDNEDGFMDEFRRRLADFGGRPLPLQRADQLSARYDTEVYLKREDLLHGGAHKLNNALGQVLLAKYMGKERIIAETGAGQHGTATAMAAAHLDMPCEIYMGETDIARQRPNVFRMRINDAEVNPVTTGRGTLKEAISETMRDWATTVETTHYVIGSIVGPAPFPAMVRDFQSVISEEAREQIQEQTGGLPDAVLACAGGGSNTMGAFHHFVPDDDVDLYAVEAGGSSLSVDEEEGVAPNSASLSTGDEGVLHGARTKLLQDSDGQIMESHSVSAGLDYAGVGPELAHLVDEGRVTPVNVDDDTALEAFHRLSQDEGIIPALETAHAFGYLERVAGPATDDRAAEPRDEHHDELGDTVIVNVSGRGDKDLETVIEETQKRDLDIAPDMSIFNEIGGGI; via the coding sequence ATGAGTAGCGAATCCAAATTCGGCGACTACGGCGGACAGTTCGTACCCGAGGCGTTGATGCCGGCCATCGAGGAGCTGACCGACGCCTACGAGCGGTACGTGATCGACAACGAGGACGGCTTCATGGACGAGTTCCGTCGGCGGCTGGCGGACTTCGGCGGCCGACCCCTGCCCTTACAGCGGGCCGACCAGCTCTCGGCGCGCTACGACACCGAGGTGTACCTCAAGCGAGAGGACCTGCTCCACGGCGGGGCTCACAAGCTCAACAACGCGCTCGGGCAGGTCCTCCTGGCGAAGTACATGGGCAAGGAGCGTATCATCGCGGAGACCGGTGCCGGGCAACACGGCACGGCGACGGCGATGGCCGCGGCCCACCTCGACATGCCCTGCGAGATCTACATGGGCGAGACCGACATCGCCCGCCAGCGGCCCAACGTCTTCCGGATGCGGATCAACGACGCCGAGGTGAATCCGGTGACGACCGGCCGCGGGACGCTCAAAGAGGCGATCAGCGAGACGATGCGGGACTGGGCGACCACCGTCGAGACGACCCACTACGTCATCGGGTCGATCGTCGGCCCGGCTCCGTTCCCGGCGATGGTCCGGGACTTCCAGTCGGTCATCAGCGAGGAGGCCCGCGAGCAGATCCAGGAGCAGACCGGCGGCCTCCCGGACGCCGTCCTGGCCTGTGCGGGTGGCGGCTCGAACACGATGGGCGCGTTCCATCACTTCGTTCCGGACGACGACGTGGACCTCTACGCCGTCGAGGCCGGCGGCTCCTCGCTGTCGGTCGACGAGGAGGAAGGCGTCGCGCCCAACTCGGCGTCGCTGTCGACCGGCGACGAGGGGGTACTCCACGGAGCGCGCACGAAGCTCCTTCAGGACTCTGACGGCCAGATCATGGAGTCACACTCCGTCTCCGCGGGGCTCGACTACGCGGGCGTCGGTCCGGAACTGGCCCACCTCGTCGACGAGGGGCGCGTGACGCCGGTCAACGTCGACGACGACACCGCACTTGAAGCGTTCCACCGGCTCTCCCAGGACGAGGGGATCATCCCGGCGCTGGAGACGGCCCACGCGTTCGGCTATCTGGAGCGCGTGGCGGGACCCGCCACGGACGATCGAGCGGCGGAGCCGCGAGATGAGCACCACGACGAACTGGGCGACACCGTGATCGTCAACGTCTCTGGCCGGGGGGACAAGGACCTCGAAACCGTCATCGAAGAGACCCAGAAGCGCGATCTGGACATCGCGCCGGACATGTCGATCTTCAACGAGATCGGGGGCGGGATCTAG
- the trpC gene encoding indole-3-glycerol phosphate synthase: MGDSEEIAPAVESILATARERGGADGRVDVEPRSLTDAFADAEADGRVPVIAEVKPTSPTAVGERTEDPVALAEQMVEGGAAALSVLTEPEHFGGSAATLARIREAVDVPVLRKDFVLHEEQLDVVEADVILLIVRFLDEPGTGDLADLLSAARERGFQVLVETHTADELARAVEAGAEIVGVNNRDLAKLAVDLDTFERVAPDAPEGVTLVAESGIQSPADVARMRRAGADALLVGSAIMDHGAPAEETDVTANTRRLTTATTTHE; the protein is encoded by the coding sequence ATGGGCGATAGTGAGGAGATCGCACCGGCGGTCGAGTCGATCCTGGCGACGGCCCGCGAGCGTGGCGGTGCCGACGGCCGCGTCGACGTCGAGCCCCGGTCGTTGACCGACGCGTTCGCGGACGCCGAGGCGGACGGTCGCGTCCCGGTGATCGCCGAGGTAAAGCCGACGAGTCCGACTGCGGTGGGCGAACGCACGGAGGATCCGGTCGCGCTGGCCGAGCAGATGGTCGAGGGCGGGGCGGCGGCGCTGTCCGTGCTGACCGAGCCCGAGCACTTCGGCGGGTCCGCAGCGACGCTGGCTCGGATCCGCGAGGCCGTCGACGTGCCGGTCCTTCGCAAGGATTTCGTCCTCCACGAGGAGCAGTTAGACGTGGTCGAGGCGGACGTGATCCTGTTGATCGTGCGCTTTCTCGACGAGCCCGGCACGGGCGATCTGGCGGACCTGCTCTCGGCCGCCCGCGAGCGGGGGTTCCAGGTCCTCGTCGAGACGCACACGGCCGACGAGCTCGCGCGAGCGGTCGAGGCCGGCGCGGAGATCGTCGGCGTCAACAACCGCGATCTGGCGAAACTGGCGGTGGATCTGGACACCTTCGAGCGGGTCGCACCGGACGCCCCCGAGGGCGTGACCCTCGTCGCCGAGAGCGGAATCCAGAGCCCGGCCGACGTGGCCCGGATGCGCCGAGCCGGGGCCGACGCCCTGCTCGTCGGCTCTGCGATCATGGACCACGGCGCACCGGCCGAGGAGACGGACGTGACAGCGAACACGCGACGACTGACGACAGCGACGACAACACATGAGTAG
- a CDS encoding MGMT family protein, whose translation MASPDAGIYAREFEFLDRYVQLGAAGEKIIQLSFPEQPAAESRTDHDLLDRIEAYLSNETDDFRDVDVGLTVSTERRSVLEAVREIPYGEEAGVDQLVRMTPVLDPNDDESARIVREALADNPVPLVIPDHRVRDGPSGAPPAVEQKLRSIEGL comes from the coding sequence ATGGCCAGCCCAGACGCGGGAATCTACGCGCGCGAGTTCGAGTTTCTCGACCGGTACGTCCAGCTCGGGGCGGCGGGCGAGAAGATCATCCAGCTGTCGTTCCCCGAGCAGCCGGCAGCGGAGAGTCGAACCGACCACGACCTCCTCGACCGGATCGAGGCGTATCTGAGCAACGAGACGGACGATTTCCGTGACGTCGATGTCGGCCTGACCGTCTCGACCGAGCGCCGGAGCGTGCTCGAAGCGGTCCGGGAGATCCCCTACGGCGAGGAGGCCGGCGTCGACCAGCTCGTACGGATGACACCGGTGCTCGATCCGAACGACGACGAGAGCGCGCGGATCGTCAGGGAGGCCCTCGCGGACAACCCGGTCCCGCTGGTGATCCCCGACCATCGCGTCCGGGACGGCCCCAGCGGCGCGCCGCCGGCAGTCGAGCAGAAGCTCCGGAGCATCGAGGGGCTGTGA
- a CDS encoding UPF0175 family protein, producing MPTISARLSDEEQTELDAVAELLAEDRSTTIRKALDEGLETLRIRVAVERYQSGDVSAAEAAQLADLSIAEWLDVARERNLTTQLALSDLELDADTAAEL from the coding sequence ATGCCGACGATCAGTGCGCGCCTCTCCGACGAGGAGCAGACAGAGCTGGACGCCGTCGCAGAACTGCTCGCAGAGGACCGTTCGACGACGATCAGGAAGGCCCTCGACGAGGGGCTGGAGACCCTCCGGATCCGGGTCGCGGTCGAGCGCTACCAGTCCGGCGACGTGTCGGCCGCCGAGGCCGCACAGCTGGCCGATCTCTCGATCGCCGAGTGGCTCGACGTGGCTCGGGAACGCAACCTCACGACACAGCTCGCGCTGTCGGATCTGGAGCTCGACGCCGACACCGCGGCGGAGCTATGA
- a CDS encoding PLDc N-terminal domain-containing protein — protein sequence MVPLQAGFVLVFLLFGLAITALWVWVSYWVYNDATDRGMDSATLWAVVTFVGGVIGLLIYILVREDPSTSQAVQP from the coding sequence ATGGTCCCCCTCCAGGCTGGATTCGTCCTAGTCTTTCTGTTGTTCGGCCTCGCAATCACCGCGCTGTGGGTGTGGGTGTCGTACTGGGTGTACAACGACGCGACCGACCGCGGCATGGACAGCGCGACGCTGTGGGCCGTCGTCACGTTCGTCGGCGGCGTCATCGGACTGCTGATCTACATCCTCGTCCGCGAGGACCCGTCGACCTCACAGGCGGTACAACCCTAG
- the aspS gene encoding aspartate--tRNA(Asn) ligase, which yields MDDRTYTADAEPGDTVTVAGWVHEVRDLGGIAFLILRDTTGKIQVKFEVEEMDDDLVETGLNVHRESVISVTGDVEEEPRAPTGVEVTPASVDVISEADPELPLDPSGKVDAELSTRLDNRTLDLRKDEVKAIFEIRAEVLRAVREQFRELGCTEINTPKIVATGTEGGTELFPITYFGQEAFMNQSPQLFKQLMVGSGLERVFEIGPIFRAEEHNTPRHLNEATSIDFESAFADHTEAMDACEAVVKAAYEAVEENCQDELVALDLADEFEAPEGDFPRLTYEEAIERINATGELDEPLVWGDDLPTEGEHALGQDVGEHYFITDWPSEIKPFYIMDKDDEVSTGFDMMHPEMELVSGGQREHRYDHLVDGFEQQGLDPEAFDYYTKMFKYGMPPHAGWGLGGERLIMTMLGLGNIREAVLFPRDRQRLSP from the coding sequence ATGGACGATCGAACGTACACGGCAGACGCCGAGCCCGGTGACACGGTCACCGTCGCCGGCTGGGTCCACGAGGTGCGCGACCTCGGTGGCATCGCATTCCTCATCCTCCGAGACACGACCGGCAAGATTCAGGTCAAGTTCGAGGTCGAGGAGATGGACGACGATCTCGTGGAGACGGGTCTGAACGTCCACCGCGAGTCCGTCATCTCCGTGACGGGCGACGTGGAAGAAGAGCCCCGCGCCCCGACCGGCGTCGAGGTCACGCCCGCGTCGGTCGACGTGATCAGCGAGGCCGACCCCGAACTGCCACTCGACCCCTCCGGCAAGGTCGACGCCGAGCTGTCGACCCGACTGGACAACCGCACGCTGGACCTCCGCAAGGACGAGGTCAAGGCGATCTTCGAGATCCGCGCGGAAGTGCTGCGCGCGGTGCGCGAGCAGTTCCGCGAACTCGGCTGCACGGAGATCAACACGCCCAAGATCGTCGCCACCGGCACCGAGGGCGGCACCGAGCTGTTCCCGATCACATACTTCGGCCAGGAAGCGTTCATGAACCAGAGCCCCCAGCTGTTCAAGCAGCTGATGGTCGGCTCCGGACTGGAGCGGGTCTTCGAGATCGGGCCGATCTTCCGCGCCGAGGAACACAACACGCCCCGACACCTCAACGAGGCGACCTCGATCGACTTCGAGTCGGCGTTCGCCGATCACACCGAAGCGATGGACGCCTGCGAGGCCGTCGTCAAGGCCGCTTACGAGGCCGTCGAAGAGAACTGTCAGGACGAACTCGTTGCGCTGGACCTGGCCGACGAGTTCGAGGCACCCGAAGGCGACTTCCCGCGCCTGACCTACGAGGAGGCCATCGAGCGCATCAACGCCACGGGCGAGCTCGACGAGCCGCTCGTCTGGGGCGACGACCTGCCGACCGAGGGCGAACACGCGCTCGGCCAGGACGTGGGCGAGCACTACTTCATCACCGACTGGCCCAGCGAGATCAAACCGTTCTACATCATGGACAAGGACGACGAGGTCTCAACCGGCTTCGACATGATGCACCCCGAGATGGAGCTGGTCTCTGGCGGCCAGCGTGAACACCGCTACGACCACCTCGTCGACGGGTTCGAACAGCAGGGCCTCGATCCAGAAGCCTTCGACTACTACACGAAGATGTTCAAGTACGGGATGCCCCCACACGCCGGCTGGGGCCTGGGCGGCGAACGCCTCATCATGACGATGCTCGGTCTCGGCAACATCCGCGAAGCCGTTCTCTTCCCACGAGATCGTCAGAGATTGAGTCCGTAG
- a CDS encoding glycosyltransferase family protein yields MEYVQERIATLHDYDGTNPAAPTDRAAVVVPMTEREHASLAAEHVFSTLASVDPEQVYVPLRAGPGEVAAVTEWIDGFDFDAEVLWCNAPRVEEHLRERDLVAEAGKGRDVWLALGVAARHDYVVVHDADATSYGAEQVPKLLAPLAGDHSFAKGYYARVEDGRLYGRLFRLFVRPLLRALDETVDHPVIDYLLSFRYALAGEFAATSAVARSLRAQPGWGLEIGTLGDAYDAAGFAGSAQVDLGTHEHDHRSVGGPSGLGDMCEAVGGALFRVLDDQGVAVEYDRLRDAYTTAADALVDQYAADARFNGLTYDAASEREQVREYVRGVADPGEDRRLPAWDRCGVAPETIRGLSRDAIDERE; encoded by the coding sequence ACACGATTACGACGGCACGAACCCCGCCGCGCCGACCGATCGGGCCGCGGTCGTCGTCCCCATGACCGAGCGCGAGCACGCCAGCCTCGCCGCCGAGCACGTCTTCTCGACGCTGGCGTCGGTCGACCCCGAGCAGGTGTACGTCCCGTTGCGGGCCGGCCCGGGCGAGGTGGCCGCGGTGACCGAGTGGATCGACGGCTTCGACTTCGACGCCGAGGTGCTGTGGTGCAACGCGCCCCGCGTCGAGGAGCACCTGCGCGAGCGTGACCTCGTCGCCGAGGCCGGCAAGGGCCGAGACGTGTGGCTCGCGCTGGGCGTGGCCGCGCGCCACGACTACGTGGTGGTACACGACGCCGACGCCACGAGCTACGGGGCCGAGCAGGTCCCGAAACTGCTCGCACCCCTGGCCGGAGACCACAGCTTCGCCAAGGGCTACTACGCCCGCGTCGAGGACGGGCGGCTCTACGGGCGGCTGTTTCGCCTGTTCGTCCGCCCGCTCTTGCGCGCCCTCGACGAGACGGTCGATCATCCGGTGATCGACTACCTCCTGTCGTTTCGCTACGCGCTGGCCGGCGAGTTCGCCGCGACGAGCGCGGTCGCCAGATCGCTCCGTGCCCAGCCCGGCTGGGGGCTGGAGATCGGCACGCTCGGGGACGCCTACGACGCGGCGGGCTTCGCCGGCAGCGCACAGGTCGACCTGGGGACCCACGAGCACGACCACCGCTCGGTCGGCGGCCCGTCGGGACTGGGCGATATGTGCGAGGCGGTCGGTGGCGCGCTCTTCCGGGTGCTCGACGACCAGGGCGTCGCCGTCGAGTACGACCGCCTCCGGGACGCGTACACGACCGCTGCCGACGCGCTCGTCGACCAGTACGCCGCCGACGCGCGGTTCAACGGACTGACCTACGACGCCGCCAGCGAACGCGAGCAGGTTCGGGAGTACGTCCGTGGGGTGGCCGACCCCGGCGAGGACCGTCGACTGCCGGCCTGGGATCGCTGTGGCGTGGCTCCCGAGACGATCCGCGGGCTGTCACGGGACGCCATCGACGAGAGAGAATAA